In Streptomyces hawaiiensis, one genomic interval encodes:
- a CDS encoding DUF6274 family protein has protein sequence MAASARHETRALLRAHLSAASSYRHLTRHCPICHHLLRLAMESAPRAAQAQGQAQTPAREGESPAPA, from the coding sequence ATGGCGGCATCGGCTAGGCACGAGACGCGGGCGCTGCTGCGCGCGCACCTGTCGGCCGCGTCGTCGTACCGGCACCTCACGCGGCACTGCCCGATATGCCATCACCTGCTGCGGCTGGCGATGGAGTCGGCGCCTCGCGCCGCCCAGGCCCAGGGTCAGGCCCAGACGCCGGCCCGGGAGGGGGAGAGCCCTGCGCCCGCATGA
- the bldC gene encoding developmental transcriptional regulator BldC, whose amino-acid sequence MTARTPDAEPLLTPAEVATMFRVDPKTVTRWAKAGKLTSIRTLGGHRRYREAEVRALLAGIPQQRSEA is encoded by the coding sequence ATGACCGCTCGCACCCCTGATGCCGAGCCGCTGCTGACCCCGGCTGAGGTCGCCACGATGTTCCGCGTCGACCCCAAGACGGTCACGCGGTGGGCGAAGGCCGGCAAGCTCACGTCGATCCGCACGCTCGGCGGGCATCGGCGCTACCGCGAGGCCGAGGTCCGCGCTCTGCTCGCGGGCATCCCGCAGCAGCGCAGCGAGGCCTGA